From the Planctomycetota bacterium genome, the window CGTGGAAGTCGGCGAAGGCGACGCCGTGGCCCGCGCTGGCCTCTCGGAGCGGACGCGAAAGTTCTCCACCGCGGGAGTCCGCGTGCAGGGACTGACCTGCCCGGGATCCGCCGTCGAAGTGTTGCTGGACGTCGCCGAGGACCGCAACTCCGATGTGATCGTCGTGGGCACGACCTCCTCCGGCGGCGTCTCCAAGCTCCTGCTGGGCAGCATCGCCATCGACCTGGTCCACCGGAGCACCCGGCCGGTCCTGGTCGTGCGCTAGGTGGAACTCTGCGGAGCCGCCATCTTCTCGTTCTCAATCCGGCTCGGATGGTCGACCGGCGCGTCCGCGCCACTGTCGATGTAGACGTCCAACAGTTGGCCGGGCAGCACCGGCGGATTGTCCTGCGTGAAGCGGTAGATCATTTCCATCACCCGCGTGTCGATGCGCTCCGAGTTCTCGCCGGTCAGGGTCCGCTTGGGGATCACCATGGGGACGGTGCGCACATACTCGATGGGAAACTCCATGACCCGCCCGCCCCGCAGCGCGGCGACGGCCTTTCCCTTCGGGTCGAAGCGCCAGGCGTCGAGCTCATCCACGTCCACGCGGATGTGCAGCGGCGTGAGCTGCCCCAAAATGATCGCCCCCTCGCGTGCGGCCGTGTTGGCGATGAACTCGCCCGGCCGCGCGTTGACCCGCAGCACGGTGCCGTCCATCGGCGCCCGCACCTCGCTGCGCACGATGTTGGTCTGCAGCACCTGCGCGTCGGATTCGGCGACCTGCGCCTCGGCTGCCGCCACCGCGAGATCCTCGGGATAGGTGCCCTTCATCATTCGGGCAAGCTCCGCCTTGGACTCGTCCAGGCGCGACTTGGCCAGGTTGTACTCGAATTCGCGCGTCGGCTTTTCGTTGGCGCTGAGCGAGGACT encodes:
- a CDS encoding biotin/lipoyl-binding protein; protein product: MKLRYIVLPIVAVVGIVLAIYTVYKQSRPAPNAPPSGQPTKSPFSNRVAGSGLVEPVTEIMNIGTPIPGTVESVTVKEGQAVKKGDVLFTIDQRELKAQLVEAKARLEVANQKVIQLKSLPRAEEVDRCKAIVAQRQAAVEDARLRLERLQTVEDQSSLSANEKPTREFEYNLAKSRLDESKAELARMMKGTYPEDLAVAAAEAQVAESDAQVLQTNIVRSEVRAPMDGTVLRVNARPGEFIANTAAREGAIILGQLTPLHIRVDVDELDAWRFDPKGKAVAALRGGRVMEFPIEYVRTVPMVIPKRTLTGENSERIDTRVMEMIYRFTQDNPPVLPGQLLDVYIDSGADAPVDHPSRIENEKMAAPQSST